The DNA sequence GCATACCGCGAAAGGGGAGCGGTACCGCGACATACGTCCCCTTGTGCACCGGCTCGAATGCGGAGAAGGCCCCGGGGGCACCGTCCGGCTCACCTGCACGGTCGGCGTCGGGGACAAGGGGAACCTGAACCCGCACGAGCTTCTCGAGGCGCTGCTCGGGGTGCCGGCGGAGCGCGCGAGGGAGATCCCCGTCACGCGCACGGCGCTCCACACGAGCAGGGACACGTCACAGGACAGGCCGCGCGGGCCTGCGTTGAAGAGGCGGTGACCGGACACGCGGCCGCCGTCGGAGCCACCTGATGCAACGTACGTTCGGAACGGTGACAGGGCGCGAAAGCGGCGGGGGCCGGGACACGGCCGCCCGGCCGCCCTGGGAGGCGATCCTCCCGGTCTTTCGGCGCGCCCGCCCTCTCCGCACGGCTCCGTGCAACGCGTCGCGCGGACCGGAAAGGATCCAGTTCGATGGACCGGCAGATCATCATCAGCGTCGAGCCCCGCGAGACCCGCGTGGGCATACTGGAGGACGGCAAGCTCCAGGAGATACTCATCGAGCGTGCGCAGGAGAAGACGCTCGTCGGCAACATCTATAAAGGGGTGGTCCGGAACGTCCTCCCGGCGATCCAGGCCGCCTTCGTGGACATCGGGCTCGATCGCAACGGCTTCCTCCACGCCTCCGACATCACCAGCGAGGTGGCCGCCTGCAGGGAGATCGCGGGCGAGGAGGTCGAGGGGATCGAACTCTCCCCGAGGGAGCTGAAACGGGAGCCGATCGACACGCTGATCCAGAAGGGCCAGGAGGTGCTGGTCCAGATCATCAAGGAGCCGATCGGCACCAAGGGCGTCCGCCTCTCCACCAACCTCTCCATAGCCGGCCGCTACCTGGTGATGATGCCCGGTGCGCGGCAGATCGGGATCTCCCGGCGCATCGAGGAGCAGGCGGAGCGCCGCCGGCTCCGGCAGATCCTCCGCGAGATTCAGCCCCCCCACGACGTCGGGTTTATCGTCCGCACCGTCGGCCAGGGCGCATCGCGGGAGGAGTTCGAGAAGGATATCCGCTACCTCACCGACCTCTGGCGCGGCATCCAGCGGCAGGCCCCGCAGGCGGCCTGTCCCTCCCTCGTGCACGAGGAGCTCAACCTCGTCCTCCGCGTGCTCCGCGACTCCCTCACCGAGGACGTATCGAAGATCGTCGTGGACTCCAAGGACGAGCACGCCGCCATCGCGCGCTTCGTCGACGCCCTGATGCCGAACATGGGGGCGAAGATCGTCTACCACGGCGACCGCGACCATGTCTTCGACAGTTACGGGATCGAGAAGGAGATAGAGAAGGCGCAGCGCCGGAAGGTGTGGCTCAGGTGCGGCGGCTACCTGATCGTCGACCAGACCGAGGCGATGGTGGTCATCGACGTGAACAGCGGCCGGTGCCTGAACAAGCGCAACATCGACGACACCATCCTCGAGACCAACATGCAGGCGGTCGAGGAGGCTGCGCGCCAGATACGGCTCCGCAACATCGGGGGGATCATCATCATCGACTTCATCGACATGCATTTCCGCAAGCACCAGCGGATGGTCGAGAAGGCGATGGAGCAGGCGGTGCGGCGGGACAAGGCCAAGACCAACATCTTCTCCCTGTCGCCGCTGGGGATACTCCAGATGACGCGCGAGCGGGTGAAGGAGAGCCTGAGCGAGGCCGTCTACGAGGCCTGCCCCTACTGCGGCGGCGGCGGCAAGGTCAAGTCGGCGGAGAGCATGAGCATCGAGGTGCAGCGCCTGGTGAAGCTGGCGCTGCGCGGGACCCGAAGGTTGCGGCGGCTGCCGATCCGCGTCCAGGCCCACCCGAGCGTCTGCCGGCTCCTCGAGCACGGGGACCGGGAGGCGCTGCGGGAGCTCGAGGAGCACTATCGCGGGACCGTCACGATCGAGCCGAGGGAGGAGTTCCACATCGAGACGGTGAAGCTCGTCAACGAGCGGACCGGGAAGACGCTGCGGGAGGAGTAGGGCGCTCAGGCCGCCCGGACGAACGCCATCACGATCTCGAACAGGATGAGCAGCACGATGATCAGTTCGAGCAGGTTGGAGCGCATGTTGTAGGCGCGCATCGTGAGGGTGTCGGAGATTTCGCCTAGCGCCGCGAGCTTGCGGTCGAGCCCCCGCTTCCATTCGTTGAGATAGAGGCGCGCGCCGATGGCGCGGTGCACCCGCGCGGCGTAGAGGGTGTCGATCGCCTTGAGCGAGTTGTCGATCTGGTCGGTGAGCCAGACGACCTCCGCCATCAGCAGCATCGTGCG is a window from the Chlamydiota bacterium genome containing:
- a CDS encoding Rne/Rng family ribonuclease; this encodes MDRQIIISVEPRETRVGILEDGKLQEILIERAQEKTLVGNIYKGVVRNVLPAIQAAFVDIGLDRNGFLHASDITSEVAACREIAGEEVEGIELSPRELKREPIDTLIQKGQEVLVQIIKEPIGTKGVRLSTNLSIAGRYLVMMPGARQIGISRRIEEQAERRRLRQILREIQPPHDVGFIVRTVGQGASREEFEKDIRYLTDLWRGIQRQAPQAACPSLVHEELNLVLRVLRDSLTEDVSKIVVDSKDEHAAIARFVDALMPNMGAKIVYHGDRDHVFDSYGIEKEIEKAQRRKVWLRCGGYLIVDQTEAMVVIDVNSGRCLNKRNIDDTILETNMQAVEEAARQIRLRNIGGIIIIDFIDMHFRKHQRMVEKAMEQAVRRDKAKTNIFSLSPLGILQMTRERVKESLSEAVYEACPYCGGGGKVKSAESMSIEVQRLVKLALRGTRRLRRLPIRVQAHPSVCRLLEHGDREALRELEEHYRGTVTIEPREEFHIETVKLVNERTGKTLREE